A window of Drosophila santomea strain STO CAGO 1482 chromosome X, Prin_Dsan_1.1, whole genome shotgun sequence genomic DNA:
GGTGCGGATGTTGGTGATGCTGCggctgatgctgatgcggctgctgctgctgctgctgctgctggtgatgatgatggtggtgctgatgACTATTGGTTCCTACTCCATTGCTTATCGGTTTGAGGGGCAAGACAGGAACACAGGCATAGGCAGCCGGCTCCAGTTGGGCATTGTAAAACTGCCCCTGTGGCTGCGGACCGGCGATGGCAactggagcaactgcagcagctggagcagcggCTGCTGTCCCCGGCGCTTGGCTGGCGGGTGGCATCAGGAGCACGGGCACCACCACGGGTTATACGGAGATCTCGTAGTTCATGTCGTAGATGCTGGCCCTATCCGGAGTGCCCGAATTGGTGGCGTTGCCCTGCATTAGGTGACCGGCAGCTCCGCCGCCGCCCGCCTGTTGATTGTTTCCCACCGACCCGCTGCCGGGAATTCCGCCGTTCTGCTGCTGTTCCATTGACTGCATCTCCATGGAGTCCGCCATCTCTAGCGCTCGCACAAAGCTCATGGGCCGCGTTGGCGTCTGCTTTCGCTTGATTTGTGGCGAGGGCTGCGTCTGCAGATTGCCACCGCCCTGATTTCCCAGCGGATTGGGCGGAAATACGGCCACTCCGCCGCGCAATGCTGGCTGATAGCCACCGCCACCAGTGGCGGGATTACTGGCGGTCACGCTGGCTAAACTACCACTGCTGCCGGCTGCTCCGGCCGCTCCTCCGCCACCGTAGCGCAGTATATAGCTCTGGCCAGCGCCGGACACCTGTGGCATGGTGGTGGGACTCGTCGGATTGGAGCGATGATATGAGGCTGCTGCCGCAGCCGCCGCtgcctgctgttgttgctgctgctgctgctgctgctggatggTGTAGTCCTGGAGTCGCGAGTGCGTCATGATCAGCGGATGTGCTCCTCCGCCCGCCGTCATGTACTGGGCATGCGGCATCACACCGACGGCGGCTCCGCTGCTGGACAGCGTGCCCGTACTGCTGCCAATCCCGCTGCTGACCACCTGTtgtgcctgctgctgttgttgctgctgctgctgctgctgtccggCGTTGCTAGTGAATCCCGGCGACGTGTCCTTCCACATGTAAACGCCGCGCTGCGGACTGCCGGCCAGCTCTCGTATATTATCCACCGTATTATTGGACCGTGCGTAGGACAATTCACCGCCGGCAACGCCTCCGCCGGCACCCTGGCGCACCAGTTCGCCCTCGGAGAGGAAGCGCCTCTGTGGACTGCCGCCGTACGCCGCCTGCGCCAGAGCGGCGTGTTGCGGATGCGCCGCATGTAccgccgcctgctgctgctgctgctgctgcagagcTGTGGAGGGAAAAGGAGAGTTGCATAAGGACTTCACATGCCGCTCTAAGTAGCACTCaccttgctgctgctgttggtgctgcaTGAGGACACGCTGTTGCTGCAGgagcagttgctgctgctgctgctggatgcTGGGCGCCTGCGGATGTTGCGGCGGCAGGCCGCTGGTGTACTCGTAATAggccgctgctgcagccgccgcagcagcctgctgttgctgctgctgctgctgcgccacCGCCTGTGCGTTCAGTCCGATGAAATCGGGGCGTCTCGGTTGCGTGGGCGTGCCCGGGTTAGATCTGTTGGGGAAACACGAGGTACGAAAATGAGTCAAGGACTGGCTAAGTAGGACTGGTTTGCAGCAATCTTAGTAGTAGTAAAGCATGCTGAGAGCGCAAGCACAAAAGCTGCTGCAGAGTTAACGTCTGGATGTTAAAACTGAACTTCTCGGTTAACTGACGGTTAGAAAAACGATAGCAAATCGATGAGCGAGGTACAGATATATACTGGATGTGCTGATCCGATCTGATGTGGGTGATGTAATGGCCCTAAACAGGGGTTAAAACAACAGCTTGGGGTTAAGGTCGTTTAGTAACAGAGAAGGACAGTTATTGGCACACGAAACATGTTTGCTGACTGTTCCAGGTTCCAGTTAATTCAATATGCTTTTTAGTGGCCCAAAAACCCAAATGGCGTGTAAGTAACCActgttttaataaatgtaatttgttGTACCACTATTGTGCTTTAATTAAGAAGCCACGCGCACATTGCAAATGACTATGTTAACACTAGTGCATTGGATAAGCGATGAATCCTCGGCGGACCGGTGACTAGAGTTATCGCATCGCTTGATGATGGCGTCCACGAATTTCTGCACTGcctccgccaccgccaccggcCAGTCCCATGGTGATGGTGCCCAGGAGGCCACTGTTTGCCACACGCTGGACAAACACAACCACTGTGCGCGGCACATCCGATCGCACCACCTGCACCACCAGGTGCAGCAGATTGACCACACAGTAGAGCAGGCCGCAGATGAGGATCAGCGGCGCCATGACTAGTTTGGTCTGCACTGAGTACCGGGTGGTGTCCTCCAAGTCGAAGAACTCCCACAGATTGGCGTTGCCCAGAAAGCGCTTTCGCAGCCCGATCGCCCGGTTCTTCAGCCAACTGAAGTACCAGCACAGGAAGAAGAGGACGTGGGAGGCCACGCAGCCGAGTACCAATCCGGTCAGTGTGATGTAGTCCATCTTGGAGGACGCTCCATTGCCGGTGGACGATTGCAGCAGTCCGCTTCCGTAGGCCTTCAGCAGGGTCTGGGCCAACATCCAGCTCTGCTGGGAGGTCAGTTCACACTGATCCGTGGCGGATGTCCTGCTCTCCTGTAATTCCATTGAATGCGGCCTGCCACGATGCTTCTTCTCCCGCCTGAGGGCTTCTCGATCCTGCATAGGTTCTGGAGCATCCCTACGCTCCAGCTTCTTGTCAAGCCCTTTGACTTGGATGGCAAACTGGGAGGATGACCTTTTCGCTGTGGGTTTCATTGTGGGAAAGCCCAACTCGCTCCTCCGGGGCAAGCGCAAGCCGCCGTTCATCAGCGAGGCTCTGTCACCCAAACTGACATGCTTGGGCAAGACACCCTTTCGATCCGGCCGCATTGCACCACCATCGCCGCCGGCTGACTCGACGATAGATTTGGCATTCATCGAGTGGCTGGAGCCACCGGTCTGCTTGCGCTCCTGGGAGCCACCAACTCCTCCACCTGCCCGGAGCCTCGAGAGCTGCACCTGCGGCGTGGCCGTGGGCGCGGGTGGCGGTAATGGTAGCAGCCCATTCATCTCGTACCGCAGGCCATTGAAACTGAATTGGCGGCGAGATCGCAACTGTGGTGCGGTGGCCACCGAAATGGGCATCGTCTTGTCCAGCAGATTCAGAGATTTTCGATGCTTAGAGTCCGAGTCCTGTGCCTTGTTCATGGTAGCCTGGCTACGTAGTCTTCTATCAACACTAGAAATTTATAGATGGCTCTCGATTCCTCTAGGCGTTTTGGTATCTTCCCAAATTTCCTCAGACTTCCCAGATTTCTATGAATTTCTCTCGATTTATAGTTGATTCGAGCGCTCCTGAGTTGATCTTACGAACTTGGAACGTGGAGGAACAAAATTAGAGAGCCGAATGCCGAAAAAGTAGAAAAGGTATACTACAAATTTTCTGGAATTTGCTCCAATATCGAATGTGTTTCAGAGAGCTAGATTCCGAGTAGATTCCGTCCTAAGTGTACAATACCTTGTGTATATAGCTTATCATTGACAACTTCGAATTCAAAGGTCACTTGGATCCTATCGATTAAATATGCCTCTCTATCGGATTATGAATTGTAAGTTGAAGACAGATCAGAAAATTAGTTAAGAGTTAATCCAAAACAGAGAGTAGACCATAGACCGCAGAAGAAGAAATCCATAATTTAAGCTAAAGAAAGTACTTTAGACAAAGACCACAATTGAGAAATGAGAAAATGTCGAAGAATGTAGTCATGTGGAATAGGAACACCTGAACCGAGGGTTAAATGCGAATGTGAGGGGGTGAGAGAGGGTTAAAGGCGGACGCAAAACGAAAACGGCAACCAAAAtgaacggaaacggaaacgaaaGTATGAAAGCGAAAACGGAAcggaaacgaaacaaaacgaaacgaaagaaGAAAGTAAAACTCACCTCGCGCGGCAGAAAGAAAGTAGAAGTAGGTGCTTAGTAGAAGTACGAGTAGGTCTACGGATAacgattcagattcagattcagatcgGATCGGTTTACAGGGTGCACTTGCAGAGTGGTTCGCGAGTGGTTCGAGTGGTTCAAGTGGTTGCCTGTGGATCAGTGGTTCGGGTGAAGGTGGAAAGAAGAGCGAAGAACGTGCGGAAGGAAgaaacgacgacgacaaaGTGTGTGGTTTATCTCAGATGAATCTCAGATGTGCAAAACGGTTCGGAACGGTTCGGTTTTTGGTTCAGTTTCCGGTTCAGTTAACTTTTATCTTGTTCCCCTCTGTATTTCGATATCATTTGATCCTTTTTCGGGCTTAACTTACAGACTTCTTTGcttatttagtatttagtagtttatttttttgtatatttattttctctttttttgtattaaactTATAAGGTAAtcgtattttttatttttgtttcttgggTTCTTTCGGTTGTTTCTTGTTGGActtctttgttttggtttttatttttgctttaagCTAAGCCTAGGAATTAGTACTGTTCTCAGAATTTGAGTATTGACTACATCGACCAAATCAATAGATCACgcgaaaaaaggaaaagaaaaagtgggaaaaaataattaattagttCATAAGATGGAAGTAAAAAGGAGCCGGCTGCGAAATGAGTGGTAAAACAACCAAATTGATGAGCGGTACGCAAAGGTGCAacagatataaatatatagatatagatagatagacgGGGTGTACTCGTGTATGGAACTGGGGTTATTGACCCACAGGGCATCTCTTTCTTTTTCGCCCTCTATAGCCATCCCTTTTTATTCTACTTATCAAGTGTGCGAAGGGGAAGGCGACAGAGTGAAGTATCCTAGTTCACAGATATTAATTCCAGCGAATATCTATATAactacacatacatacatacatatatagcttTAAATTTCGTAATAAGTTCTTTGGATTCACACGCCTACAAGGAAACTATAGTGGGCGGCAAACTtataaagcaaataaacaaactaacGGTGAAGCTAAAGCTTGAGGTGTCGGCTTATCAAAAGCGTTGAAACTAAACACCCACTAACACtaacactaacacacacacctacatGAAAACttgctcacacacacacacacacacgaatcGCTTAACCCTTTaagataaacaaaaatatttaaaaactaataCTAATTTAGAATAATTCAAAGCTTTGACCATCtataatatgtttttaaatatattattgaacattttgaagcaggaaaaaattaaaatgtattctaaTCTTTTGGCgataaatcaatcaattaaattaattaattaaactaGTATTATGGAAAACAACGAATCTTTTAACTTTTTGAATTTCCAACTGAGCTTGAGCATTTAACGGCCATTTGGCTGAGCAGGGGTTAAGCTgtaaaagcagcaacaacaacaagagcgaaaacaacaactacgacaacaacaacagcggggGGCGGGGGTTCAACTCGGTGGTGGGGGTGGTTGGGGATTCGGGGGGGACCGTGAAAACATATGGCGCATAATTGGATCTGGAGGCGCACACTCACCTTCGCACTGGACTCGCCATCACGAGGGGCGTGGCCACGCCCAGCGGCTTGATCCGCTGCTgcattgtgggcgtggccgtggtCGTCGCGCTGCGTTGATTTTGtgctgccaccgccgccgccgccgctgcagccgccagcgcctgttgttgttgctgctgctgttgctgttgctgctgcggtcCATTCACGCCGATGGCGACGCCATAGCCAACGGGATGGTCCGGCGACAGGGCGTCGCTCGTGTAGCCCCGCTGCGGATCCAGACCCCTGCGGATACATACGATACATGGGAGAGTAAGTGGTCAGCATCCTTGGCTAATGGCTTTAAACATCTTGAAAGCACTATGTTAGGGCAACTCAAAAGGAGAGGGATGCAATCCAATCTTGCAACTAACCTAGAGGCTATAACCTATGGCCTATATAGAGCCTATAAATAATTGCCAGCATATAATGCTGCACAACGAGTCGTATACGCAACATATTTAAGGGGTATATTTAGAGCATATGCATATTTCGTAAATGTTGGGCAGGGGGGGAAAGTAACTAGCCCGATAGGAAgtgcaataacaacaaaatgcaCTTCATTATGAATCTgtattaaaacattaaacattaaatactTCATTACGAAGCTGTATAgatattaaacataaaatactTCATTACGAAGCTATATAGATATTAAACATTATAATAAGTGGACGTTTAAATAAGTACAAGTTCACATAAGTATGAGTTCAAATGGCGACTCTTCTAGCTGCTGTCTAATAGAAGTAAGGCCAAGTCTAGCAtcttttcttgcagtgcaacCTGTGGCTAATGGGGCTAAGACTACTATGGCTAATTAGCTCACCTGGGCCTCGCGTGCGGACTGTGACGCGGATGGTAGAGACGCATGTGGCGCGGCGAATccccgccgccgccgcctcctccgccgcccgTGGAAACGCTGCCGTTCAGACCGCCGGCGTCGCTCACCTGCGGCAGATAGAAGCTGCTGGAGTTGTGCCGCTGCAGCGGAGGCGTCGGCTCGCAGTCCTGGCTCTGGGAGGCGGGCGGCGGCTCCAGGTCGGTGTCGGAGCACTCACGTCCGGGCGAAAGCTGCGATGTCGTAGATCAGAGGATTAGTTATTGGACCATAGAAAGGCATTGGCGAACAGGCGAAAAAGAGATGAGATCGACACAGACTTAGGCCTACATTTAGTTGCGATCATTTccaaaataacacaaaaaaaaaaataaaattaatatatatttatgtataaatgaaaacactGAACAGTGGAAAGTAGAGAAAAACTGGACTGGTTAAAGTTTCATTTTCACACATTTCAATTGGGTTTCGCTTAAGAAAAGTTCAACGAACTGTAGGATTTCAACACGCATAAGTAACATTTACTAAAAACGCACACGAAACTGTGTTCCATTGGGAATGATTCTTTTAAAGAGTATTATTTAATTCGAAATAGTAATAAATCctgtgaaaatgaaaaccgTAACGAATAACAAACGAAATGAAGGAACATGAAATGAATCGAAACAAGGGAACTGAGGGAGATtcttatttgattttttttttttttgggtggggAAAGGGGGATCGTGGACAGTGGGGTGAGGTGGGTGGTGTGCCTCCTCCTTCTGGCCCCTCGCCCCCTGCTGTAATTAATTGTAGTTGAACGCAAACTGTGGCCTAAGTGGAAAGGAAAGCCCAACGTGGAAATACTTTCCGCAGCATAATTAACTTCACAAACAGGAGTCGGCGGGAAAAAAgtgtggaaaagtggaaaagtcaGAGAAGAAAGAGGGGAAAACTCGAAAAAGCACTGCGTAACGACTTAAATTCTCCAAAACGAAAGAGAAACGCAAAGAAAGTTTCTTATTCTAATGAAAATCGACAAGTTGGAGTTTCAGTTTaaagattattattattctgatAATTAAAACggatttaaaataaataaatgcttaCTGAATGCCAAATTTATCTGTGCAAAAATactaataaattattttataattatttataaattgtgGATCAGACAGGTGGAGAGAAAGGGAAAACTGGACAGATCCAATAGATTcaataaagtgaaaaatagTACGGAGTATGGGTGGAAATGAAACATTTGTTGAGAAAAACCAGAGAGAAATTAACATAATAATGggacaataaattaaaatcaatgaTTTTCCAGGGCAATTCAAATATCAATCGGTAAATAATGGATTCGtaaaaaaagaattcaatTTTTTGGTGAGTTTTTAATATCGTTTTTAAAAGTCTTTTACCTTTCTCGGTGCTTGCAGTAAGTgtagtttttggttttgttttctttttttcattaGCATTTGCTGGTTTATTTGGAGATGCGACCAATTCTTTTCGATATAAGTATGTATGCTATATacttctatatatatatactgaTATAACGACAGCTCTGGGCGGCATATACAAACGGAAATCGAAGGGGTTAAGGTGCCCAGTAAAAGTGAAAAACGAGTCAACTAAATAGCAATAATAGTGGGAAATGCAGcaggaaatgcaaatgatggCGGAAAATTCATAGGGAAATTCAAATTCAGCAACTCAAAATGCCAACTAAAGGAAATTCCAACCGCATGCATGCAAAAGTGGGGTTAATGCGGAGATAATTCCAGAAAACGGGAGGGTGGAAAAACTTAGGTGGGGAAAACTAGGAGAAAagtgacacacacacacacttacacacacaacCCGCTCCGGTGAGTCCGAAGTCTgtgattttaaattgaaaattattaaaccCTCCACTTTTCTCAGTTGATTGTATTTCGAGAACTTAATCTGCAACcaagttatttttaattggtttttgttcAGTTTGCAGAGTTCCCAAAAGGGACGTGAAAAGTTGATATTCttcttttgatattttatttggttttgcaattattgtttattgtttaaaataGGCTTTAAATCATGCGGACCGACTTGGACAAAGTtctaatattaaaataatacaaattattataaacaaaaagaaaaacttgatTGGGCTTTTGAAAAGCTTTTTTCAAAGGTgttcacatttatttatgggCACACAATTATGTACAGTGACACAGCTACATTTTCCCCTGCTTCGCGAGTGTCCGTCTGCCGGAGCTTTCACTGTATTTTTTATGAGATGTCAAGGACAGTGGAAGGCAATTACAATGGGAGGGGTGGCGAAaggggggaaaatggaaaagttttgAGTGGGTGAGCGTTGCTTTCTCTAAATGGTTGTGCATCATTTGGTTTGCTTGTCCTTCAATTAAACGGGCGTGGcactaactaactaacttaCTAACATCccgttttgttgtttctttttttgttgtcttttgccaggaaaagcaggaaaataataatagtaaatGCAACCGGAGAAGAAGAAGGTGAAGAAGTTGAAGCGGCAGCCAAAAAAGTTTTGCAGTGCAGAGGAAAGATTGAAGGATGTGTGctgaggagcagcagctgggaaaagcggaaaaactTTTATTCGCCCACGCAGAGAATCGGAtgaaaacaacaagaacaacaacacaaaGATACTCCACAGATTTCTCCGCAATATAAAGCTctctacatacatatatatacaaatacatatacatatatgtagatgggatatatgtttatatttatatcgaTTTTGTAGTTAATTAGTCAAAGCATTAAGCGGGTGAAGGGGGCGCTTTTGGGGTGTGGGCGGGGCTAGGGGTTATTATGGGATTACAGCAAATGATAAATCAACGAAATGAGCAAAGGAAAAAAgtcgaaacagaaacagaaccaaaaaccaaaggaACCAAAAAGTAAGAGGTCAAGAAAgaggcaaatggaaatggaaaattgtttACATTGAAGCGAGatgggaaatgaaaacaaaatcaaaaaactatacataaacataaacaaacaaCGGTTAACGGTTACAATTACAGTTAAGTAAACACAAATTACGATTACAACAACATGAACTAAgccaaacaacaataacaacaacaacaacaacaggtgGATTCAGCAATCGCTCAAGGAAAATAAACATTAGTTGGAAACTAGCATAGGTAAGCAAGTAAACCCTTGcacaataaatgaaaaattatcacTATTATTTTGTAGACATTATATTacgtttaaaaatgtattttttttagaaacAAGTTGAGCAGAGGGATTGCTGTATTGCCACCTGAGGCGCACTATTAGATACAATAGTTATAGGATACATAGATATATGGAATAGGAATCTGAGTTTCGCATAGCAACTGCTTCGCTTTTCTCGGTGATATTGCAAAATCTTGTTGTTTACCCACCTTACTGTAAAGCGTTGTGCTGCCCGACCGTTGATTATAACCATTGCCCTCGGCCATATAAGTCTTTACCTGTATTCCCCGCTTCTCGCGACTCGCATCGTAGAAGGAGCGTGGTGAGTACTGCACCGCAGTGCCGCGCATACCGCCCCCGCCGCCCGCTccaccgacgccgccaccGGACACCGCGGCGGTACCATTGCCGCCGGCCCCGCCCCCGCCGCCCGTCTGCTGGCCGCTCCTGTCGTTGCAAATGGTGCTGATCGCCTGGTTCTGCACCTGAGATCGCCGCGAGGCGTACTTCTTCGGGTTGAGCAGGCTGCAAAGATGAAGGATATGCAAGTTCGATCAATAAAACATAGAAATAtacatagaaataaatataagttaAGGGCGGCCACATAGAAAAGTATTATGAAACCCCAATAGAGTAGTAACCCACTCTTTATATTCCAAAAGCTTTTTAATATCCACATATTACATACTATTTACTCTTTGATATTCTAGGAGTCCATACCCCCAGGTGCAACGAAATGTCAAGATAATTGGCTATTAAGCGCAAAGGCTCGCAATCTACTGTACTATCATTTCAATTTGGGTCGAATTGCCTCCCCCCCCGGGGGCCATGTAATTTGAAGTCCATAATTGGCAGTTCAATTtggttatttattattgtaatttcCGCACGCCCCCGAGCGGTAGAAGTGCTACAGTGGGGCCTGCCTGTGAGGGTCACCTCAGGTAAACTCACCTGGGATACTGAGGTCCGAACTGTGTGTAGCAGCAGTTGTGCCAGCAGCCGCGCGAGAACGGATTGTAGCCGCCCTTGAACTTTCCGGTCACCTGCTCGTTGGTTGTCCGACCCCGCGACACCAGGACCATGTGGAAGCCGGTCAGTCCGAAGATGGGGATGGCCAGTATGGTCACCAGGCCCATCAGGATAATGCTATATACGGAGAAGAGAGGGTTAAGGCAAACCAAGGGGGGATTTTGAACTTCAATTAAGTATGAGTGCTGGGGATATAAATGTTATAAAGAGTGTTGTGTTTTGGCAAAAGGATACGCTACGATGGGCGCCGTGTCCTTGATGTTGGGCATGATCTTCAGCACGTAGACCAGGCACAGCGAGAAGATGCTCAGCATGTGAATGGACAGCGAAACGaggaagaagaaaaagaatcTGTAGTTCCGCCTGCCGATGCAGTTGTTCACCCACGGACAGTGATGATCAAAGGTCTAAAAACGAAGATGGATTCAGTTAAGTTACAACTTTAAAGTTACTAATATACTAACTCACCTCTATGCAGTGATTGCAAACGGAGCAGTGGGAACAGCGCGGCGGACGATAGAACTTACAGGTGACGCACCACTTCATCTTGACGGTGATCCCATTGATCTCCGCATTCTTGTAGAGCGGGGCGCGCAGCTCCTCCTCGCAGTCTTCGTCGGGCGAGGCTAGAATGCAGTCAAGTTTAGGCCGTGACGACTGGCTTTGTCCCCTGCTCAGCACGCTACATACCTTTGGGGATGATGCCCGGGTCCATGAACGTGGCCAGCGTGAAGTTGGCCAGCACGAAGAATGTGATCACGCCCTGGTAGGCCAGCACCCATGGATGGCTCTTCACGTAGTACTGGCAGCTGCAAAAATCGAATGGCAAAGGGTGGTTTATTAGTATATACTTCAATTTACAAGTAAAACATTGTACAGCTTATATTTCCCTTAAAGTTACGAGCCAATCATTAATAATTCACCATCTTTAAGAGCCTTTGAGCCTAACTGCACTTTTGAGACTCGTTGCTAATCCTTATCTGGACTGTCCAGTGGGTCGGTTAGTGCGCTCGTCTAGTTTCAACCCTAATTAAATCCGCTTACCAAACTGGTTTACAAGGAATGCATGCACACATGCAGCTGGCTGGCCAAAAGTGGATCGAAATCACTCGGTTGCCGCACAGGCATTCCATTCATAACGATACTGCCCCATATCCGGGATTAATGCCACAACCCAAGAACTCTGGTGGCAAATTTGATGGCTTTGCAATCGCCCATTTGCGGGGGCGGTGGCAGCTTACCATTCCGTAAAGTAGGCCAAAATTCGTTGGAAAACCCAGGCCAGCCACATTGTTGACCACTAAGCAAGTGGTGAACGCCAGCCAGGTGCTTTGATGCCCCAGGAGGCCAGGCATCAGCAGTATAGCATTATAGCATTATAGCAGGAGAACCATGGAGCACCAGGAATCCAGCAATCCAGAGGGCCGAGAGAGCCGGAGGCCATCCAACGGTTATCCAACGTAGCCTGCCACGTTGTGTCGCCGCAATCACTTTGGAGTCTACTGAACCGGAACTGTTTGCTGGCTGAAACCCCAAACTGGACCGACTTTCCCTGTTCTTACGTGTATATGCCACCCCAAAG
This region includes:
- the LOC120456750 gene encoding neurogenic protein mastermind isoform X4, with protein sequence MPKCDVKTRYIPATFAWIVLLLTTFLFFFYPCQYYVKSHPWVLAYQGVITFFVLANFTLATFMDPGIIPKDCEEELRAPLYKNAEINGITVKMKWCVTCKFYRPPRCSHCSVCNHCIETFDHHCPWVNNCIGRRNYRFFFFFLVSLSIHMLSIFSLCLVYVLKIMPNIKDTAPIVAIILMGLVTILAIPIFGLTGFHMVLVSRGRTTNEQVTGKFKGGYNPFSRGCWHNCCYTQFGPQYPSLLNPKKYASRRSQVQNQAISTICNDRSGQQTGGGGGAGGNGTAAVSGGGVGGAGGGGGMRGTAVQYSPRSFYDASREKRGIQLSPGRECSDTDLEPPPASQSQDCEPTPPLQRHNSSSFYLPQVSDAGGLNGSVSTGGGGGGGGGDSPRHMRLYHPRHSPHARPRGLDPQRGYTSDALSPDHPVGYGVAIGVNGPQQQQQQQQQQQQALAAAAAAAAVAAQNQRSATTTATPTMQQRIKPLGVATPLVMASPVRRSNPGTPTQPRRPDFIGLNAQAVAQQQQQQQQAAAAAAAAAYYEYTSGLPPQHPQAPSIQQQQQQLLLQQQRVLMQHQQQQQALQQQQQQQAAVHAAHPQHAALAQAAYGGSPQRRFLSEGELVRQGAGGGVAGGELSYARSNNTVDNIRELAGSPQRGVYMWKDTSPGFTSNAGQQQQQQQQQQQAQQVVSSGIGSSTGTLSSSGAAVGVMPHAQYMTAGGGAHPLIMTHSRLQDYTIQQQQQQQQQQQAAAAAAAASYHRSNPTSPTTMPQVSGAGQSYILRYGGGGAAGAAGSSGSLASVTASNPATGGGGYQPALRGGVAVFPPNPLGNQGGGNLQTQPSPQIKRKQTPTRPMSFVRALEMADSMEMQSMEQQQNGGIPGSGSVGNNQQAGGGGAAGHLMQGNATNSGTPDRASIYDMNYEISV
- the LOC120456750 gene encoding neurogenic protein mastermind isoform X3, whose product is MPKCDVKTRYIPATFAWIVLLLTTFLFFFYPCQYYVKSHPWVLAYQGVITFFVLANFTLATFMDPGIIPKASPDEDCEEELRAPLYKNAEINGITVKMKWCVTCKFYRPPRCSHCSVCNHCIETFDHHCPWVNNCIGRRNYRFFFFFLVSLSIHMLSIFSLCLVYVLKIMPNIKDTAPIVAIILMGLVTILAIPIFGLTGFHMVLVSRGRTTNEQVTGKFKGGYNPFSRGCWHNCCYTQFGPQYPSLLNPKKYASRRSQVQNQAISTICNDRSGQQTGGGGGAGGNGTAAVSGGGVGGAGGGGGMRGTAVQYSPRSFYDASREKRGIQLSPGRECSDTDLEPPPASQSQDCEPTPPLQRHNSSSFYLPQVSDAGGLNGSVSTGGGGGGGGGDSPRHMRLYHPRHSPHARPRGLDPQRGYTSDALSPDHPVGYGVAIGVNGPQQQQQQQQQQQQALAAAAAAAAVAAQNQRSATTTATPTMQQRIKPLGVATPLVMASPVRRSNPGTPTQPRRPDFIGLNAQAVAQQQQQQQQAAAAAAAAAYYEYTSGLPPQHPQAPSIQQQQQQLLLQQQRVLMQHQQQQQALQQQQQQQAAVHAAHPQHAALAQAAYGGSPQRRFLSEGELVRQGAGGGVAGGELSYARSNNTVDNIRELAGSPQRGVYMWKDTSPGFTSNAGQQQQQQQQQQQAQQVVSSGIGSSTGTLSSSGAAVGVMPHAQYMTAGGGAHPLIMTHSRLQDYTIQQQQQQQQQQQAAAAAAAASYHRSNPTSPTTMPQVSGAGQSYILRYGGGGAAGAAGSSGSLASVTASNPATGGGGYQPALRGGVAVFPPNPLGNQGGGNLQTQPSPQIKRKQTPTRPMSFVRALEMADSMEMQSMEQQQNGGIPGSGSVGNNQQAGGGGAAGHLMQGNATNSGTPDRASIYDMNYEISV
- the LOC120456750 gene encoding neurogenic protein mastermind isoform X2; translation: MPKCDVKTRYIPATFAWIVLLLTTFLFFFYPCQYYVKSHPWVLAYQGVITFFVLANFTLATFMDPGIIPKDCEEELRAPLYKNAEINGITVKMKWCVTCKFYRPPRCSHCSVCNHCIETFDHHCPWVNNCIGRRNYRFFFFFLVSLSIHMLSIFSLCLVYVLKIMPNIKDTAPIVAIILMGLVTILAIPIFGLTGFHMVLVSRGRTTNEQVTGKFKGGYNPFSRGCWHNCCYTQFGPQYPSLLNPKKYASRRSQVQNQAISTICNDRSGQQTGGGGGAGGNGTAAVSGGGVGGAGGGGGMRGTAVQYSPRSFYDASREKRGIQVKTYMAEGNGYNQRSGSTTLYSKLSPGRECSDTDLEPPPASQSQDCEPTPPLQRHNSSSFYLPQVSDAGGLNGSVSTGGGGGGGGGDSPRHMRLYHPRHSPHARPRGLDPQRGYTSDALSPDHPVGYGVAIGVNGPQQQQQQQQQQQQALAAAAAAAAVAAQNQRSATTTATPTMQQRIKPLGVATPLVMASPVRRSNPGTPTQPRRPDFIGLNAQAVAQQQQQQQQAAAAAAAAAYYEYTSGLPPQHPQAPSIQQQQQQLLLQQQRVLMQHQQQQQALQQQQQQQAAVHAAHPQHAALAQAAYGGSPQRRFLSEGELVRQGAGGGVAGGELSYARSNNTVDNIRELAGSPQRGVYMWKDTSPGFTSNAGQQQQQQQQQQQAQQVVSSGIGSSTGTLSSSGAAVGVMPHAQYMTAGGGAHPLIMTHSRLQDYTIQQQQQQQQQQQAAAAAAAASYHRSNPTSPTTMPQVSGAGQSYILRYGGGGAAGAAGSSGSLASVTASNPATGGGGYQPALRGGVAVFPPNPLGNQGGGNLQTQPSPQIKRKQTPTRPMSFVRALEMADSMEMQSMEQQQNGGIPGSGSVGNNQQAGGGGAAGHLMQGNATNSGTPDRASIYDMNYEISV